TACAACAACATCTTTTCCACTTCTATGTCACAAgctgaagttttcaaaaaaacacattcaaatTCCAATAAGGACCATTTTGATCCAAACCTACACACACTCCTTGTTTCCTGATTAATACCAAGTACTTGCTATATCCAGCAGTAAACCTCCCTCAGGGGTACTCCTGATAGATGTACAGATACCTCTGCTCtcccatttcttctgcttcccctCAGCCACTGCCCAGGTGCAGGCTGCTAACCCGTGGGCAGGGGCATGTggtttttctgggttttcttggGCACTCACCCCCTCTGGTCCTGCAGGAGCTGTTGCCATGCTCAGCAGCATTAGGAAGATGCTTTTTCCAAACCTAAATGTAAAGTTTTTTAATGTGACAGTGGAAATTGGTGCCTGCCAAGAGCTGGGAACCGTTGCTCCCTGGAGCGAGGTAGCAGCAAGCGCGAGCTGTGGCTCCAACCCCTAGAGCTGTGAGCCCTGCGGGGCCTCAGGTCTGCGTGGCCAGGGACATCTGCTTGGGGACCCACTGGAGTGCGTCACAAGCAGCGAGAAGCTGACTGAAGATTTAGGCCAAAACCCATTTTGCCAGCTCTCATGTGCTGCCAAATACCATCACAATCCGAGTGTCCTTGGGGACCTGAAGTGTGACAACATCCTCCAGCACAGAACACGAGCAACAAAGTCCCCAGCTTTGTTCCTCCCAAGGGATGCTGTGGGGGGAGGCTGTTCTCAGCCTGGCTTCCTGCAGCTCAGTGGCATGCATGTCCCCAGACTGATCCAGGACATTCCTTATCCAACCCAAGCCCATGACACCCAGGCCTGGGCATTAACAACGTAGATGTAGACAATGACAATGTAGAAATGAATGTCCTACGATGCCTCCACCATGAGAGCAGGGCACTGGCTGCTTGTCCCTGGCTTTCGTCCCAAGGAAAGGCAGCCCTTGTTTCCCCAAGCCGCAACTGGCAGCACCCCACCAGCTCCAAACAGAGGCAGGTCTGGAGCACACACATGAACGGGGTGAGCGCCACAAACCACGCAGCACCCTTGAGCAAAGGGGCAACCAGCAGCCCAGCTATGTGGCAGGGCAATGGCGAAGGTTAAGAGGCTCCCATTTCCCAGTGCTGAGCAGTACGGGACTGCCCACGCCCTGGCCGAGCTGCAGGCAGTgcaaggcagagctgcccagcacGCTGCACTGGCCTCGAGCCCGCAGGCAGGGGCACCAGGGGCTGCGCCAGGGGAAGCTCATGTCCCGGGCAGGAGGGGCAAGGATGGAGCACGTTAGTGAAAACACACCGAACCCCAGAGTGTGTGGGACCTGGCACGTCCCAGGTACTCCCAGTTTCTTACTGGGAAAGCGCATTTCTCTAACCAGTGAGTGCAGATCACCTGTGCCCAAAACGCAGCGCAGAAAAGCTGCCGTGCCTGGGAATGGCAGAGGGAAGGGACTCACGGGGAGGGTGCTGAACATGGCTCTCACCTCGGCCAGACCCCTGGGCTGGGttttgcagctggctgctgcggGGCCAGCAGCAGTGAGCCAAGATTGAGGCAACAAACACAAATATGAGGAAGTAGGAATTGCTCCATCTCCCACTCCCCTGAGTGAGTGGCcccatttccttcatttttacagagaaaaagcctggttcttcaaaacaacaaagcatCTCTGACCACAGCTTCCCTTCTGAGCTAAATaatcagagaagcagaaagcgGTGCAGATCCCCGGCCCTTTCTGGAACCCACTTTCAGGTGGGTGCAAAGCTGCAGCCCTCtgaaaaatgggagaaaaaaaataatcacaagtCCTCAAGAACCAAGATGGGTTTTCACACTGTAAGGCACATTTTCTGCTATTGctacagcagcaaaaatatCTGGCAACAAAGAATTTACTGATTCCCTAATTACAAATAGCAGGGGCTGAACTGCAGCAGGAAGCAGAGACCAGACATTACAGCAGGCGTTACAAGAACAGCCAATCTGAAAAGCACTACATCCCCTTCAAGAGATCCAGTTTTAtagcatttcactgaaaataaattacattccCAGCAAACACGTGAAGGCCCTTCAGTCTGGCAGAATCAAGACTGTGATTTTAGTAGGGCTGTGTAGGTTAATTCACTTGAAGGCGAACATAAAAGCCAACACCATCCCACAGGGTATTTAATGCAATCTGCTTTTAAGCATGCATTGCACAACATGGAACTAATCATTCTCAGATATCAAGATTCCCCTCTTACTATTCCAGCTACCTCTTGGTACGAGCACGACCAGTTTGAAATGCCATGGAAGACACATGCCCCATCCCGCTCCTGACACACATGTACACTATCCATGGTCCCTTGAACACTGCCCAGCCTTTACGTGCATCCCATGCCCCGAAGAGAAAGCTCCTGCACCTGGCAAGTGGGTAGGAACCATCTAAAACTGACAACAGAGGAGATCAGGCACAGAGCTTGAGCCATGCACGCTGATCGCAGCCTGCTTCTGCCCATCTAGCCCATATCCCAACTTCTCCCCATGTTGCCACGGTTGTTCTTCTCTAATCTGTCCCTTTCTCTAACCTTCACCTcctcccaaaaaaaccctcctccaATTACTTTTTCCCACTGGGCCCAGCCTTGCTACGTCTGCAGCCCAATTTGGTGTTTCTCACTGGGTCACCTCCACCCAGCCAGGTTCCACACCCCAGCTGGTCCCTGTGTGCCTCCTCAGTCATGGGTGAAGCTCAGTCATTGCCCCGGGTCCTCTCTGTAGTGGTCCAGCAGCCACCTGCTGCATCCAGCCATCTCTGGGCAcatcttctcctttctcctggtCCTTTCAGTGACCCAGACTGTGAGCCACAGCCTGGCCACCTGCCTGCACACCCTAACAGAGAGGTCCTGCATTTTATGGAGATAAGCAGATCGTGTGATCATTATGAAAtaaataggtttttttaattacctaaGAACTTTATTGCTATTTAGTCAGTTCGGTCCTTAAAGAACATCTCTGAAAGCATGGAAACTTTAGTAAATGGATTCCCTTTACATTCGTTCATGAGTACctgagaataattttttgctCATAAAAACCAAAGTAACTTAGCCTTTGATTATttcagaactaaaaaaaaagcaaaccctaCTAATTTCTCACAGTCACAATTCCTAGCAATGTTCATCAACTGATTTTTCACAAGGTGCACTATAAAAACCGAGTCCCTTGGAAGGGTTTTTCAGAATCAGGCACATGAGTTTTGGAAGTACCAGTGGAAACTGCACAAAAGGAAGCTCTCCACCAAGATAAAGAGCGTCAAACACCTCAGACCTTACAGAAggctgcaggcactgctcagAGTGCTGTGGAAGAGCATGAATGTTCCCTCGGTAAAACATCACCTGATGATAGCCAGTGTCAAGACAGCCAAGTGTTACACAGGCTGTCTTGTACTCAGGCATGGCTCAAGAAATTTAGCAGGAAGCAGGCGTAGCCAGCTGTGTACAAGGCGCTTGGTGCTTCTGCAGGCTGGATCACACCACACAAGTGCTCATCTCATACTCAGAGGTCAGCTCACAGTGGAGCAACCACAGCTCTGAGTGCAGGCTACATATGACCGAAACTGCTCTTCATTTTATTGGCTAATTATAAAGATTAGCCAAACATttcaaaggaaggaagggaggaaaaacccaaacaaaagcCCCTGTGTGGCTGTCAGAAGTACcacttctgttcttcagaacGACACTGTCATCCACGCTGGTGGATGAAGCCAGATCGTCCCTAGCCCCTGTGTTGTGATCATCAACACCATCAAGTCTTTGCAGtcacacacacagcagctgtaaaaacaaatttGCAAAAGCTGAGATTAACGCAAAGCAAAAAGCCCCAGAGGCTGATTACAGTGAAACAATCAACATGCAAAACAGTAATCCTCAGCACCCTTCTGAGGAAGGTGTTGGTATGCCTATTTCTCAAGAACACCAGAAGCTGGAAGTCAAAACATAACTCCCCCACTGAGTAAACGTTTAAGAAAAAGCCAGCTCCAAAGCCTACAAAAGCAGTCAATCATCAGAGCTACAAAATGGAGGGGCTGGGTAAGCAACAAGGAGATGAACTTAAGAGAAGCCACCTCCTTCCCCTAACAAgcccacaagaaaaaaaaacacaacagttcTTGAACACAGCCCCAGTGAacacaagaaaagcagcatcccACCCCTTTTGAGGAAAGCTGGCTGACGAGGAGCAAGGCCACCGGACAGCAGAAGCAAGCCCACAAGGGGCTTGAAAGATCATCCGAGTCATACAAAATGACAACAAacaataaatatgaaaaacttGGGtacattttaggaaataaaaaacatttaagctACTTCCATCCTAGCAAAAGTAAATATAAAGATCATTTTACGACGAAGATGGAGTTCAACTGATGTCTCTCAGCAGCTTGATGTTAAGTTTTGCCCTGGGTGATACCCAGCAACTTTATAAAAGGACCAAAGGGTCCCACGCACCATGGTGACTGCCCagggtgcaggtgtggctgcCTGTGACATCACACAGCAGCTTGTGCTGGGTGCCCACCCACCCGCCACACCAGCACCCCAGGCAGCCACCATGGTGCGCGGGTACACCACCTGCCGCCGCGTGTGAGGCACACCAGCACCAACTCACGCAGctccccccagctctcccaccaTGGATGATGCTCTGGTGCTTGGAGAGAAAGGCTACGTCCTGAGCAACACGCTAGGAGAAGGCTCTTTCGGCAAAGTGAAATCTGCCTACTGCAACTCCTTGAAATGCAATGTGGCCATCAAGATAATTGACAAGAGGAAAAGTCCTCAGGACTTCCTGAAAAGATTTCTCCCCAGGGAAATTGAGGCTTTGAGATGTTTGCACCACCCCTCAATCATCAAAACCTATGAGATTTTTGAGACATCAGCTGGAAAAGTGTACATTGTGATGGAGCTGGGGGAAAAGGGAGACCTCCTAGACTACATTAAGAACACAGGAGCTATGGAAGAGGACATCACTCGCATCAAGTTTCAGCAGCTGGTTTCTGCCATCAAGCATTGCCACGACTTAGACTTTGCTCATAGGGACCTGAAATGTGAGAACATCCTTCTTGACAAAGACCTCAACATCAAGCTGTCAGATTTCGGCTTTTCCAAATTCTTGTCTCGGGACAAACACGGAAGAACTATTCTCAGCAAAACCTTCTGTGGGTCTGCTGCGTACGCAGCCCCTGAAGTGCTACAGGGCATTCCCTGTGACCCCAGGATTTCCGACATATGGAGCCTGGGTGTCATCCTGTATACAATGGTCTATGCTTTAATGCCATTTGATGATTCCAATGTCAGGAAAATGATCTGTATTCAGAAACAACACAGGATTTCCTTCCCCAACTCAAAATATCTGACTGCGGAGTGCAAGGACCTCATTTACCACTTACTCCAGCCCAATGTGTCTCAGAGGTTGTGCATAGATGAAGTTTTGAAACACTCATGGTTGCAGACTCCAAAATCCACAACCCCTTCCCCTCTGCTAGCTGCAGAAGAGGGTGAGCGTTCCCAAAACCTGTGTGAAGGAAAGCCTGAGCACGAGCAGCAAGGCAGATCCCACTCtccagaaagggaaggagaggagaatgAAACTGGATCTTCTTAAGGATGGCTGGTTTTCACAATAATACAAAGTTGGTCTAACTTGTGAACTGCTGGATCTCAACTTCAGCTTCTCTGGACCCTTCTAGCAATAGTCTTTATCTTTGGCTTTACAAAGCATAGCAAAAGACAACACAGTACATCTGCTAAGGTGAATGAACAGCTTAACACTATTATTCCCAAAAGACCTGTCTCTGATATGTTTTGGGGGCATGAGAACTTACTGTCAAAACACATTGGAAAGtttctttcagtgctgctgacaCTTAACAGCTCTTACACTCATGTTTCTCAGGTTCCTACTACACCGGCTGCAGAATTCACACGTGCATCAATCACATTTTGGATTCAGTAAGAGGGAGTTATTAGGGAGTGCGAACTGATGCCTGAAACTGTATGCATACCGTTTTCATAACATACCAACTCTCTTGACAGGCCCGCTGTACGTTCAAGAACATCAGTTTAAACTTAAACTACATTACGTTAGAAGCCCTCTAAACTTCTGGGTCATGTCTCAATGTATACATGGTTGTTATCCCCCCTTCTGCAAagtacaaaaccaaagaaatttgACAAGCTGGAAGTCCAGTTCAACTTTTTAGGAAGGcttacattttataaatagaCACATCTGTacagaaacatatttaaatgcatggccatcttaaaaagaaatatatcttaaaaaaattatcgCTATTTTCCAAGAGTCCAGAATCTTCTCTGCCATTGCAGGAAGCATCTCTTTGCTATAGCAGCCTTGTGCATCCCACCCATGCAGTTCAAAGGGAAGTTATACCACAACAGGAGATACTCTGCTTCCAAAAAGCACATCACAGGCTATTTTAGCTACATAGAGTAGCGCTGGTCCCAGGTACTGTAACCACTGGCTTCCATTCTGGCAGTTGTATCTAGACACGCCTTACTACCGACAGCTGACAACATCCAGCTTGCAGACAGCTGATCACAGCCAGTTCACTACCACCTTGCTGGTGACTGGaatattcagaagaaatcagatgctttccttcttttaggAAGCTGCAGTAAATTGTCTGTGATCGATGTAGTATCCTGAGATACCGGCGTCTGAGATACTGTCCTAGACTGTGGTGTGCTTGTGGGTGTATGAGACCCACCTGCTGGTGTCTTGTAACCAGGAGTTCCTGtgtgggctggggaaggagtaTAGCTGGCTCGCAGGGCTTTGTCAGTATATTTACTTGCAGTCCTGTTTACTAGTCTTTGCAAAGCTGGTGACATTGCTGGGCTTAGTCCTTTTGGAGTGAGGCTGGAATAGAATAAACAGTTTTAAGagattttacagtaaaaatctGCCATTTACCAAAAAGAGCATGAATGCTTCCACAGGTGAACTCTTCTTGTGTCCACCCACACACACAGACCAGACCCACTGGCTGCAGAAGTCATTCTGCCTGCAGGTAAACACAAGCCTGTCTCTCTAGAGAGACAAGTGACAGAAACCTCCTACATCCCTCCCAAACCTAAGTGGCActgcctgccttttcctttgagCTTGTTCTATCCTTCCTGTGACCCAGCAAACCAAGACTTATCATGTCTCCTCTTTGTAATGAGGCAAGACACTGATCCAGATGCAttgctgggtggctgcagggcagaaCAGCAATGCTCACAAGAGGGACAGCCACCAGCCACCTCCCCTCAGGAACCGAgctttttaattctaaaaacTTTTAGTTTGACTGTACCTCTTTATGCTTCCGGTACTCTTATTATTCCTCCCTTTCTACATATGTTGATTTAAATCTCATCAGAAAATACTCATCCCCAGTTCTCCTGTCAGAACAGAAGTCTCACCTGGCCAAGTTTTCCGTCACTTTTCGAAGTGCCTCCTGcttctttgctctgtttttagCTGCCACTTCATTGGCCATCTTGAGTCCTAACCTCTCACGGCGCCCAGGCTCCAGGATCTATAAACGCATCACACAGTTCACTCACCAAGGCACTCATACGAGAGCTGCATAAATGAGTCAAAGCACCTTCACAGC
The Falco rusticolus isolate bFalRus1 chromosome 1, bFalRus1.pri, whole genome shotgun sequence genome window above contains:
- the TSSK2 gene encoding testis-specific serine/threonine-protein kinase 2, coding for MDDALVLGEKGYVLSNTLGEGSFGKVKSAYCNSLKCNVAIKIIDKRKSPQDFLKRFLPREIEALRCLHHPSIIKTYEIFETSAGKVYIVMELGEKGDLLDYIKNTGAMEEDITRIKFQQLVSAIKHCHDLDFAHRDLKCENILLDKDLNIKLSDFGFSKFLSRDKHGRTILSKTFCGSAAYAAPEVLQGIPCDPRISDIWSLGVILYTMVYALMPFDDSNVRKMICIQKQHRISFPNSKYLTAECKDLIYHLLQPNVSQRLCIDEVLKHSWLQTPKSTTPSPLLAAEEGERSQNLCEGKPEHEQQGRSHSPEREGEENETGSS